A part of Winslowiella toletana genomic DNA contains:
- a CDS encoding dihydroxyacetone kinase subunit DhaK gives MRKAKKLLNHPADVCQQQLDGLIAACHGNIQPVTGVSAVVRSDLPDAQVLIVTGGGSGHEPMFAGYVGDGLADAAVQGEIFTSPPPDAIMTTVKHARPGKGVLFIYGNYAGDNMNFAIAAELLEEEGIASRSVRVNDDIASAPADRQQDRRGVAGDMMVLKIAGAAARQGLQLDEVWRLADKARQHSRSIGVALSPCSLPQTGEFTFTLADDEFELGIGVHGEPGVRRQKMIPADQLVSELVESLCADQALAAGDEICLLINNLGAATFSELLIASRKVHQLLAQRAITIHDTLIGSYCTSQEMSGYSLTFFRLDKQLKALYDAPCHSFAWRKP, from the coding sequence ATGCGAAAAGCTAAAAAATTACTGAATCATCCCGCCGATGTTTGCCAGCAACAGCTTGACGGTCTGATTGCCGCCTGCCATGGCAATATCCAGCCCGTCACCGGCGTCAGCGCGGTGGTGCGCAGCGATTTACCCGATGCGCAGGTGCTGATAGTGACCGGTGGCGGCAGCGGGCATGAACCGATGTTCGCTGGCTATGTCGGCGACGGGCTGGCGGATGCCGCAGTGCAGGGTGAGATTTTCACTTCTCCGCCGCCTGACGCGATTATGACGACGGTAAAGCATGCGCGTCCCGGTAAAGGGGTGCTGTTTATCTACGGCAATTATGCCGGTGACAATATGAACTTTGCGATTGCCGCCGAACTGCTTGAGGAAGAGGGCATTGCCAGCCGCAGCGTGCGGGTCAATGATGATATCGCCTCGGCTCCCGCCGATCGCCAGCAAGACCGGCGCGGCGTGGCCGGGGATATGATGGTGCTGAAAATTGCCGGTGCCGCCGCGCGTCAGGGCCTGCAGCTGGATGAGGTCTGGCGGCTGGCCGATAAAGCCCGTCAGCACAGCCGCAGCATTGGCGTGGCGTTATCGCCCTGCTCGCTGCCGCAAACCGGCGAGTTTACTTTTACCCTTGCGGACGATGAGTTTGAGCTGGGTATCGGCGTTCACGGCGAGCCGGGTGTACGCCGTCAGAAAATGATCCCCGCCGATCAGCTGGTCAGCGAGCTGGTGGAAAGCCTCTGCGCGGATCAGGCACTGGCAGCCGGTGATGAAATTTGCCTGCTAATCAATAATCTCGGCGCAGCCACTTTCAGCGAACTGCTGATCGCCAGTCGTAAAGTCCATCAGCTGCTGGCGCAGCGCGCTATCACTATCCACGACACGCTTATTGGCAGCTACTGCACCTCGCAAGAGATGTCCGGCTATTCGCTGACTTTTTTCCGGCTGGATAAACAGCTGAAAGCGCTGTATGACGCGCCCTGCCATAGTTTTGCCTGGAGAAAACCATGA
- a CDS encoding ABC transporter ATP-binding protein, with product MSSFSPPGILVEDLALRYGRHTLYERLNFSIEGGSFVALLGASGVGKSSLLRIIAGLTRQNAGRVVGSDGLPIAGRIAWMGQNDLLYPWLTVLDNITLGARLRGEKADRAWALHLLERVGLSGQGNARPATLSGGMRQRAAIARTLYERQPVVLMDEPFSALDAITRAMIQELAAELLASHTVLLITHDPLEACRLSHRLLVLSGQPAQITDSLTIAGQPPRAPDDQHLLHSQGELLQQLIRAAG from the coding sequence ATGAGCAGCTTCTCACCCCCCGGCATTCTGGTCGAAGATTTAGCCCTGCGTTATGGCCGCCACACCCTGTACGAACGGCTTAATTTCAGCATCGAAGGCGGCAGTTTTGTTGCCCTGCTTGGCGCCAGCGGCGTGGGTAAAAGCAGTTTGCTGAGAATTATCGCCGGGCTGACGCGGCAGAACGCAGGCCGGGTTGTCGGCAGCGACGGTCTGCCGATTGCCGGACGCATCGCGTGGATGGGGCAAAATGATCTGCTGTATCCGTGGCTGACGGTGCTGGACAACATCACCCTTGGCGCGCGCCTGCGCGGCGAGAAAGCCGACCGCGCCTGGGCACTGCATCTGCTGGAGCGCGTCGGGCTAAGCGGCCAGGGCAATGCGCGTCCGGCGACACTCTCTGGCGGCATGCGCCAGCGCGCCGCGATTGCGCGCACCCTTTATGAACGCCAGCCAGTGGTGTTAATGGATGAACCCTTCTCGGCGCTTGATGCCATTACCCGCGCGATGATCCAGGAGCTGGCGGCAGAGCTGCTGGCCAGCCATACCGTGCTGCTGATTACTCACGATCCGCTGGAAGCCTGTCGCCTCAGCCATCGTCTGCTGGTGCTTAGCGGCCAGCCGGCGCAGATTACCGATAGCCTGACCATTGCCGGTCAGCCGCCGCGCGCGCCAGACGATCAGCACCTGCTGCATAGCCAGGGAGAGCTGTTACAGCAACTGATAAGGGCAGCAGGATGA
- a CDS encoding NAD(P)-dependent alcohol dehydrogenase yields the protein MKIKGLVASAAHLPLATATLDARDMQPDDICIDILYCGVCHSDLHMARNEWGVSNYPMLPGHEIVGRVLESGHNVTGFKPGDLVGVGVMVDSCGHCAACASAEEQYCESGFTATYNGKDKYTGGTTYGGYAQSMVVDSKFVVSVPENLELSGVAPLLCAGVTVWSPLRHWNVKAGDKVGVVGLGGLGHMAVKLASALGAEVTLFTTSAHKGEDARRLGATSVVVSTDAQQMADAANHLDLILDCVAAPHDLDAYLRTLKTNGHLVLVGIPDSRHPAPDVTPMVFRRLSISGTSIGSIGETQEVLDFCGQHNITADIELITGEQIETAFARMLKSDVKYRFVIDIKNSAW from the coding sequence ATGAAAATTAAAGGCCTTGTCGCCAGCGCCGCTCATCTGCCCCTTGCTACCGCCACGCTGGATGCGCGTGATATGCAACCTGATGATATCTGCATTGATATCCTTTATTGCGGCGTCTGCCATTCCGATCTGCATATGGCGCGCAATGAGTGGGGCGTCAGCAACTATCCGATGCTGCCTGGCCATGAAATTGTTGGCCGCGTGCTGGAAAGCGGTCATAACGTCACGGGTTTTAAACCGGGCGACCTGGTGGGCGTCGGCGTGATGGTTGATTCCTGCGGTCACTGCGCAGCCTGCGCCAGCGCCGAAGAGCAGTACTGCGAATCCGGTTTTACCGCCACCTACAATGGCAAAGATAAGTACACCGGCGGCACAACTTATGGCGGCTATGCGCAGAGCATGGTGGTCGACAGTAAGTTTGTGGTGTCTGTGCCGGAGAACCTCGAACTGAGTGGCGTAGCACCGCTGTTATGCGCTGGAGTCACCGTCTGGTCGCCATTGCGTCACTGGAATGTGAAGGCCGGAGATAAAGTTGGCGTTGTTGGCCTCGGCGGTCTCGGCCATATGGCGGTGAAACTGGCCAGCGCGCTGGGGGCGGAAGTGACGCTGTTTACCACCTCCGCACACAAGGGTGAGGATGCCCGACGCCTTGGCGCGACATCGGTGGTGGTGTCGACCGATGCACAGCAGATGGCGGATGCGGCTAATCATCTCGATCTGATTCTTGACTGTGTTGCTGCGCCGCACGATCTTGATGCTTATCTGCGCACGCTGAAAACCAATGGCCATCTGGTGCTGGTGGGGATCCCGGATAGCCGTCATCCGGCGCCGGATGTGACGCCAATGGTGTTCCGCCGTCTGAGTATTAGCGGCACCTCAATTGGCAGTATTGGTGAAACCCAGGAGGTGCTGGATTTTTGTGGTCAGCACAATATCACCGCCGATATTGAGTTAATTACCGGCGAACAGATTGAAACGGCGTTTGCCCGCATGCTGAAAAGCGACGTGAAATATCGCTTTGTGATCGATATTAAAAACAGCGCCTGGTAA
- a CDS encoding ABC transporter ATP-binding protein: MRTFVSFRNIKKSYDGDKLVVRNLNLDVEEGEFLTLLGPSGSGKTTSLMMLAGFETPTDGEILLRDQPLHTLPPHQRDIGMVFQNYALFPHMTVAQNLAFPLNIRRMNKSDAQERVKRVLDMVKLTDLADRYPAQMSGGQQQRVALARALVFEPKLVLMDEPLGALDKQLREHMQMEIKQLHEMLNLTVVYVTHDQSEAMTMSNRVAVFNDGMIQQMDSPSKLYEEPNNAFVAQFIGENNTLLATQAGISGDYYQVKLDDGTQLNALKVRPSSPGKKIQLSIRPERVNVNAPETGDQQIRARIQQFIYLGDHVRMLTEVAGQGNFMVKLTPAKIDPRWRPGDEVLLSWQPHHLRALDVMIQ, from the coding sequence ATGAGAACATTTGTCAGTTTCCGCAATATCAAAAAGAGCTACGACGGCGATAAGCTGGTGGTTCGTAATCTCAATCTGGATGTGGAAGAGGGAGAATTCCTTACTCTGCTTGGCCCCTCCGGCTCCGGGAAAACCACCAGTCTGATGATGCTGGCCGGGTTTGAAACCCCCACCGACGGCGAGATTTTGCTGCGCGACCAGCCACTGCACACTCTGCCGCCGCATCAGCGCGATATCGGCATGGTGTTTCAGAATTACGCGCTGTTTCCGCATATGACCGTGGCGCAAAATCTGGCGTTTCCGCTGAATATTCGCCGCATGAATAAATCCGATGCGCAGGAGCGGGTAAAACGCGTGCTGGATATGGTGAAACTGACCGATCTGGCAGACCGCTATCCGGCGCAGATGTCAGGCGGCCAGCAGCAGCGTGTGGCGCTGGCGCGTGCGCTGGTGTTTGAGCCGAAACTGGTGCTGATGGATGAACCTCTGGGAGCGCTGGATAAGCAGTTACGTGAACATATGCAGATGGAAATCAAACAGTTGCATGAGATGCTAAATCTGACGGTGGTCTATGTCACCCATGATCAGAGCGAGGCGATGACCATGTCGAATCGCGTGGCGGTGTTTAATGACGGCATGATCCAGCAAATGGACAGCCCGAGCAAACTGTATGAAGAGCCAAATAACGCCTTTGTGGCGCAGTTTATCGGCGAAAATAACACACTGCTGGCGACGCAGGCGGGGATTAGCGGTGATTATTATCAGGTGAAACTGGATGACGGAACGCAGCTGAATGCGCTGAAAGTGCGTCCCAGTTCACCGGGTAAAAAGATCCAGCTCAGTATCCGTCCGGAGCGGGTGAATGTGAATGCGCCGGAAACGGGCGATCAGCAAATTCGCGCGCGGATTCAGCAGTTTATCTATCTCGGTGACCATGTACGCATGCTGACTGAAGTCGCCGGGCAGGGCAATTTTATGGTGAAACTGACGCCGGCGAAAATTGATCCGCGCTGGCGTCCAGGTGATGAAGTGCTGCTCTCCTGGCAGCCGCACCATCTGCGTGCGCTGGATGTGATGATTCAGTAA
- a CDS encoding ABC transporter permease, whose product MKGLTVFAGFVLLWWLLTLSGIPAFLLPTPLAVAEALWHSRSVLAWHSLITASEMLSGLLLGVLLGALLALAMIYSPRLQRWLMPVVVTSQAIPVFALAPLLVLWFGFGISAKVAMAVLVIFFPVASSFFDGLRRVSHDYLDLARTMGASPWAQLRHVRLMAALPAFGSGLRMAAAVAPIGAIIGEWVGSAEGLGYLMLNANARMQTDLCFAALFILVLMTLLLWKTVDVLLRRLINWTPEARSHS is encoded by the coding sequence ATGAAGGGGCTGACGGTATTCGCTGGTTTTGTATTGCTGTGGTGGCTGCTCACCCTTAGCGGTATTCCGGCATTTCTGCTGCCCACGCCGCTGGCGGTAGCGGAAGCGTTATGGCATAGCCGATCGGTGCTGGCCTGGCACAGCCTGATCACCGCCAGCGAGATGCTTAGCGGCCTGCTATTGGGCGTGCTGCTTGGCGCACTGCTGGCGCTGGCGATGATCTACTCTCCCCGGCTGCAACGCTGGCTGATGCCGGTGGTGGTCACCAGTCAGGCGATCCCGGTATTTGCGCTGGCGCCGCTGCTGGTGCTGTGGTTTGGCTTCGGCATCAGCGCCAAAGTGGCGATGGCGGTACTGGTGATTTTCTTTCCGGTGGCATCCAGCTTTTTCGACGGACTGCGGCGCGTCAGTCACGACTACCTCGATCTGGCGCGCACCATGGGCGCATCGCCGTGGGCGCAACTGCGTCATGTGCGGCTGATGGCGGCGCTGCCGGCATTTGGCTCCGGATTACGCATGGCCGCCGCTGTCGCCCCGATTGGCGCGATTATCGGTGAATGGGTCGGCTCAGCGGAAGGTCTGGGCTATCTGATGCTGAACGCTAACGCCCGTATGCAAACCGATCTCTGCTTTGCCGCGCTGTTTATCCTGGTGCTGATGACCCTGTTGCTGTGGAAAACCGTCGATGTCCTGCTGCGCCGCCTGATTAACTGGACGCCAGAAGCCCGCTCACATTCGTAA
- a CDS encoding winged helix-turn-helix transcriptional regulator, translating into MPVMVNGKMMFYADSEPRRLMELFSVKWTSMVIHALYHWPGGKCRTGELQRSLDGISKKMLVQSLREVERRGLVTRNVFNVVPPKVEYELTALGRTFAEPIELMYQWGQDNKAALDAMEASYQATEATTGGANAVPGKDSPHL; encoded by the coding sequence ATGCCTGTAATGGTGAACGGCAAAATGATGTTTTATGCGGACTCAGAGCCGCGCCGCTTAATGGAATTGTTCTCGGTAAAATGGACCTCTATGGTGATCCATGCGCTCTATCACTGGCCTGGCGGCAAATGCCGCACCGGCGAGCTACAGCGCAGCCTTGATGGCATTTCGAAGAAGATGCTGGTGCAGTCATTACGCGAAGTTGAACGCCGCGGCCTGGTGACGCGCAATGTGTTTAATGTGGTGCCACCGAAAGTGGAATATGAATTAACCGCGCTGGGACGTACTTTTGCCGAACCGATCGAACTGATGTATCAGTGGGGGCAGGATAATAAAGCCGCGCTTGATGCGATGGAAGCCAGTTATCAGGCGACAGAAGCAACAACAGGAGGCGCAAACGCCGTCCCAGGAAAAGATTCCCCCCATCTGTAG
- a CDS encoding ABC transporter substrate-binding protein has translation MIPKSLPALTLAALFAAQASAADKITLMLDWYINPDHAPIMVAEQIGAFKQEGLEVKIVPPSDPALPPRLVAAGKADLAITYQPQLHFFADQGLPLMRVGTLINSPLNTVMTLDKNITSPADLRGKKIGYSVSGIEEATLSAMLRQQKLSTGDVKMINVNFQLTSALLAGQVDAIIGGYRNIEALELELQGKKPVVLNVEDYGVPAYDELIIVANKAEVNQPKIKKFLAALQKGARYLQAHPEQTWSSFASSHPELNTELNRRAWQKTLPLFARDPAQLDSARYQAYEQFLFDHKLIKKITPVSDYAIEIK, from the coding sequence ATGATACCGAAATCCCTGCCCGCACTGACGCTCGCCGCGCTGTTTGCCGCTCAGGCCAGTGCTGCCGATAAAATCACCCTGATGCTCGACTGGTATATTAATCCCGATCATGCGCCAATTATGGTGGCCGAACAGATCGGCGCTTTTAAACAGGAAGGGCTGGAGGTCAAAATCGTGCCGCCGTCCGATCCGGCGCTGCCACCCCGCCTTGTCGCCGCTGGCAAGGCGGATCTTGCCATCACTTATCAGCCGCAGCTGCACTTTTTCGCCGATCAGGGACTACCGCTGATGCGCGTCGGCACCCTGATTAACTCACCGCTGAATACAGTGATGACGCTGGATAAAAACATCACGTCGCCAGCCGATCTGCGCGGCAAGAAAATCGGTTATTCGGTCAGTGGCATTGAGGAGGCGACGCTGAGCGCCATGCTGCGCCAGCAAAAGCTCAGCACCGGCGATGTGAAAATGATTAACGTTAATTTCCAGCTTACCAGCGCGCTGCTGGCGGGCCAGGTCGATGCGATTATTGGCGGCTATCGCAATATTGAAGCGCTGGAACTGGAGTTACAAGGCAAAAAACCGGTGGTGCTTAATGTCGAGGATTATGGCGTACCGGCTTATGACGAGCTGATTATTGTCGCCAACAAAGCCGAGGTTAATCAGCCGAAAATTAAGAAGTTCCTCGCTGCGCTGCAGAAAGGCGCCCGCTATTTACAGGCCCACCCTGAGCAGACCTGGAGCAGCTTCGCCAGCAGCCATCCGGAGCTGAATACCGAGCTGAACCGCCGTGCATGGCAAAAAACGCTGCCGCTGTTTGCCCGCGATCCGGCGCAGCTGGATAGCGCACGTTACCAGGCGTATGAGCAATTTCTGTTTGATCATAAGCTGATCAAGAAAATCACTCCGGTCAGCGACTATGCCATTGAAATAAAGTAA
- the dhaL gene encoding dihydroxyacetone kinase subunit DhaL, with amino-acid sequence MNASELSRLMHFVARHMIASEAQLTDLDRATGDGDHGTGMQRGFSAVEILLTQEPGDDIGILLTDIGSKLMSSMGGASGAIFGTLFRAGGKSLSGEQVLTTPLLARFLRSGLEAVSQRGGARPGDKTMVDALVAAADAAQLLISEPLYDALPKIAQAARSGSEQTRQMVAKFGRARALGERAIGHLDPGAVSMSLILMFMAEGIKRQEE; translated from the coding sequence ATGAACGCCAGTGAGCTGTCGCGCCTGATGCACTTTGTTGCCCGCCATATGATAGCCAGCGAAGCGCAACTGACAGATCTGGACAGGGCGACTGGCGATGGCGACCATGGCACGGGTATGCAGCGTGGTTTTAGCGCGGTGGAAATATTGCTGACGCAGGAACCGGGTGATGATATCGGCATCCTGTTAACCGATATCGGCAGCAAGCTGATGTCGAGTATGGGTGGTGCATCGGGGGCGATTTTTGGCACCCTGTTTCGGGCAGGCGGTAAAAGCCTGAGCGGTGAACAGGTTCTGACAACACCGCTGCTGGCGCGTTTTCTCCGTAGCGGTCTGGAGGCGGTAAGCCAGCGCGGCGGCGCCAGACCCGGGGATAAAACCATGGTCGATGCACTGGTGGCGGCGGCCGACGCGGCGCAGTTGCTGATATCCGAACCTTTGTACGATGCACTGCCGAAAATCGCGCAGGCGGCGAGATCGGGCAGCGAACAGACGCGCCAGATGGTGGCGAAATTTGGCCGCGCCAGAGCCCTTGGCGAACGCGCTATCGGCCATCTTGATCCCGGTGCGGTCTCAATGTCGCTGATTCTGATGTTTATGGCGGAAGGCATTAAACGGCAGGAAGAGTGA
- the tenA gene encoding thiaminase II, with protein MTSIDFDQGLYGRLRLQAGADWQAYIHHPFIQQLGAGTLAESAFRRYLTQDYLFLIHFARAYALLVYKMRTLPEIRAAASSLQAIVAELPLHVGYCANWGLSESEMASEAEAMETINYTRYVLDIGQSGDALDLLAALLPCVAGYAEIGLRLLSNPATVIDGNPYAPWINNYGDAHYLHGVQAAIDLLEQVGDQRGAESRFDALAAIFTTATRLEAAFWQMGLNAQ; from the coding sequence GTGACGAGCATTGATTTCGACCAGGGTCTCTACGGACGTTTACGTCTGCAGGCTGGCGCCGACTGGCAGGCCTATATCCATCACCCCTTTATCCAGCAGCTGGGGGCCGGAACGCTGGCGGAAAGCGCTTTTCGCCGCTATCTGACGCAGGATTATCTGTTCCTGATCCATTTCGCCCGTGCTTACGCCCTGCTGGTGTACAAAATGCGCACCCTGCCAGAGATTCGCGCCGCCGCCAGCTCACTGCAGGCAATAGTCGCGGAGCTGCCGCTGCATGTCGGTTATTGCGCTAACTGGGGACTGAGCGAATCAGAGATGGCCAGTGAAGCCGAAGCGATGGAGACGATTAACTACACGCGTTATGTGCTGGATATTGGCCAGTCCGGCGATGCGCTCGATCTGCTGGCGGCACTGCTGCCCTGTGTCGCGGGCTATGCGGAAATTGGCCTGCGTCTGCTCAGCAATCCGGCAACGGTGATTGACGGCAATCCCTATGCTCCATGGATAAATAATTATGGCGACGCGCACTATCTGCATGGTGTGCAGGCGGCCATCGATCTGCTGGAACAGGTCGGTGATCAGCGTGGGGCTGAGAGCCGGTTTGATGCGCTGGCGGCAATCTTTACCACCGCCACCCGGCTGGAAGCGGCATTCTGGCAGATGGGATTAAATGCGCAATGA